One stretch of Streptomyces hygroscopicus DNA includes these proteins:
- a CDS encoding steroid C27-monooxygenase — translation MSCPALPEGFDLTDPDLHQHRVPLPELARLRQTAPVCWIPQPHGIAGFGDDGYWAVTRHADVKEVSTRPEIFSSHANTAIIRFNEHIQRDQIDVQKLIMLNMDPPEHTRVRQIVQRGFTPRAIRALEDALRDRAESIVAGARESGSGDFVTDVACELPLQAIAELIGVPQQDRSKIFDWSNKMVAYDDPELAITEEIGAESAMELISYAMNLAADRKACPAKDIVSRLVAAEDEGNLGSDEFGFFVLLLAVAGNETTRNAISHGMHAFLTHPDQWELFKAEHPATAADEIVRWATPVMSFQRTTTQDTELGGQHIEAGARVGVFYSSANNDPEVFDRPEDFDITRDPNPHLGFGGGGPHFCLGKSLAELEIRLIFQAIADTLPDIRLAGEPRRLRSAWLNGIKELRVTYT, via the coding sequence ATGTCCTGTCCAGCGCTCCCCGAAGGCTTTGACCTCACCGACCCCGACCTCCATCAGCATCGGGTGCCACTCCCGGAGCTCGCCCGGCTGCGGCAGACCGCCCCGGTGTGCTGGATCCCCCAGCCCCACGGCATCGCCGGCTTCGGCGACGACGGCTACTGGGCCGTCACCCGCCATGCCGATGTCAAGGAGGTCTCCACCCGGCCGGAGATCTTCTCCTCGCACGCCAACACCGCGATCATCCGCTTCAACGAGCACATCCAGCGGGACCAGATCGACGTCCAGAAGCTGATCATGCTCAATATGGACCCGCCCGAGCACACCCGGGTCCGCCAGATCGTCCAGCGCGGCTTCACCCCGCGCGCCATCCGCGCCCTCGAGGACGCCCTGCGCGACCGCGCGGAAAGCATCGTGGCAGGGGCCCGGGAGAGCGGCAGCGGGGACTTCGTCACCGATGTCGCCTGCGAACTGCCGCTGCAGGCGATCGCCGAGCTGATCGGCGTCCCCCAGCAGGACCGGTCCAAGATCTTCGACTGGTCCAACAAGATGGTCGCGTACGACGATCCGGAACTGGCCATCACCGAGGAGATCGGCGCCGAGTCGGCCATGGAGCTGATCTCGTACGCCATGAACCTCGCCGCCGACCGCAAGGCGTGCCCGGCCAAGGACATCGTCAGCCGGCTGGTGGCCGCCGAGGACGAGGGCAACCTGGGCTCGGACGAGTTCGGCTTCTTCGTACTGCTGCTCGCCGTCGCCGGCAACGAGACCACCCGCAACGCCATCAGCCACGGAATGCACGCCTTCCTCACCCACCCCGACCAGTGGGAGCTGTTCAAGGCCGAGCACCCCGCCACCGCCGCCGACGAGATCGTGCGCTGGGCCACCCCCGTGATGTCCTTCCAGCGCACCACCACCCAGGACACCGAACTGGGCGGACAGCACATCGAGGCGGGCGCGCGGGTCGGTGTCTTCTACTCCTCCGCCAACAACGACCCCGAGGTCTTCGACCGCCCCGAGGACTTCGACATCACCCGCGACCCCAACCCCCATCTGGGCTTCGGCGGTGGCGGACCGCACTTCTGCCTCGGCAAGAGCCTGGCGGAGCTGGAGATCCGGCTGATCTTCCAGGCCATCGCGGACACCCTCCCGGACATCCGGCTCGCGGGTGAGCCCCGGCGGCTGCGTTCGGCCTGGCTGAACGGGATCAAGGAGCTGAGGGTGACGTATACGTAA
- a CDS encoding metal dependent phosphohydrolase, giving the protein MPCQESHNLPDAGTLTAMSEMYGPHGAAGDRRRLFDFIALTARLREIERANNATPERKESVAEHSWHLAMVSWILHGEFEREAGQRLDLTKMLKLCLMHDLVEMDVVERGAGGGEPPRFASLPAPLGTELPALWREYEEGRTPEACLVRGVDRLNPTLMRCLTGQGWGDMATDSHAPVDAEALDGLHLPRVAVSETLRALYEEIRNASVEGGLLPP; this is encoded by the coding sequence GTGCCGTGCCAGGAGTCCCACAACCTCCCGGACGCGGGCACACTGACCGCCATGAGCGAGATGTACGGTCCGCACGGCGCGGCGGGCGATCGGCGAAGACTTTTCGACTTCATAGCCCTGACCGCCCGCCTTCGTGAGATCGAGCGCGCCAACAACGCCACCCCGGAGCGCAAGGAAAGCGTCGCGGAGCACTCCTGGCATCTGGCGATGGTGAGCTGGATACTGCACGGCGAGTTCGAACGCGAGGCCGGGCAGCGGCTCGACCTCACCAAGATGCTCAAGCTGTGCCTGATGCACGACCTCGTCGAGATGGACGTGGTGGAGCGGGGCGCCGGGGGCGGTGAGCCCCCGCGCTTCGCCTCGCTCCCCGCCCCGCTCGGCACCGAACTGCCGGCGCTGTGGCGGGAGTACGAGGAGGGCCGTACGCCCGAGGCGTGTCTGGTGCGCGGGGTGGACCGGCTCAACCCCACCCTGATGCGCTGTCTGACCGGCCAGGGCTGGGGCGATATGGCCACCGACAGCCACGCTCCCGTGGACGCCGAGGCGCTGGACGGGCTGCATCTGCCACGGGTCGCCGTGAGCGAGACGCTGCGCGCGCTGTACGAGGAGATCAGGAACGCCTCGGTGGAGGGCGGGCTACTGCCGCCGTGA
- a CDS encoding superoxide dismutase, copper/zinc-bindingprotein, which translates to MSLVKAVTAAVAMGASMAIATPAAAAPPHPFVIVHDSFQPASQAKTASAVTYDKSLVPTSASVFIAEARLSGKGMKNHHEGGENHGHYPMHKGTFVFISVRGLAADHHFGIHVHTKPCGTKPDSSGPHYQNKKDPKQPSTNPKYANPHNEVWLDVTTNGAGKGWAKSWVKWNFRSGEARSVVIHKHATGTASGKAGQAGARVACVNVPFK; encoded by the coding sequence ATGTCCCTGGTGAAGGCAGTAACCGCGGCGGTCGCGATGGGCGCTTCGATGGCCATAGCGACCCCCGCAGCCGCCGCGCCGCCGCACCCCTTCGTCATCGTCCACGACAGTTTCCAGCCGGCGTCGCAGGCGAAGACCGCCAGTGCGGTGACGTACGACAAGTCGCTGGTGCCGACGTCCGCGTCGGTGTTCATCGCGGAGGCGCGGCTGAGCGGCAAGGGCATGAAGAACCACCACGAAGGTGGGGAGAACCACGGCCACTACCCGATGCACAAGGGCACGTTCGTGTTCATCAGCGTGCGTGGCCTCGCGGCCGATCACCACTTCGGGATCCATGTCCATACGAAGCCGTGTGGCACCAAGCCCGACTCGTCGGGGCCGCACTACCAGAACAAGAAGGACCCCAAGCAGCCCTCGACCAACCCGAAGTACGCCAACCCGCACAACGAGGTGTGGCTGGATGTGACCACCAACGGAGCCGGTAAGGGCTGGGCCAAGTCCTGGGTGAAGTGGAACTTCAGGTCCGGTGAGGCCCGTTCCGTGGTGATCCACAAGCATGCGACGGGCACCGCGTCGGGCAAGGCCGGGCAGGCCGGCGCCCGGGTGGCGTGCGTCAACGTGCCGTTCAAGTAG